The DNA region TGAAACCGCGGAAGCGACTCAGGGCAAGTGCATGGTCATCATCGGTGCGGGCGTGAACCACTGGTACCACGCCAATCTCATCTACCGCGCCGTGATCCAGGCGCTTCTTTTCTGCGGTTGCGTCGGGCGAAACGGTGGCGGATGGGCCCACTACGTCGGGCAGGAAAAGCTGGCGCCGATGGAGTCCTGGTCTGCGATCGCTTTCGGCCGCGACTGGTGCCCCGCGCCGCGACTGCAGAACTCGCCCAGTTGGCACTATGTGCACTCCGATCAGTGGCGATACGAACGCGATTTCGGCGCGTACCATGCGCTGCCGAAAGCAAACAACCACGCGGTCAACCGGCACACCATCGATCTTCAGGTACAGGCCGTCCGCTCGGGCTGGATGCCGTTCTACCCGCAATTCAATCGCAACCCCCTGGAAGTAGTGGACGAAGCAAAAGATGCCGGCGCCCATACCCCCGAAGAGATCACCAAGTACGTCGTCCAACAACTGCGCCAACGCAAGCTGCGCTTTGCAGTCGAAGACGCGGATGCGCCGGAGAACTGGCCACGCGTGTGGTTTATCTGGCGTGGTAATGCTCTTATGTCCAGCGCCAAGGGCCACGAGTTCTTCCTCAAGCACTACCTCGGCACCCACGACAACGCTATCGCACCCGAGGTCGCGGCCGGCTCAACGCGGGAGATCGCATGGCTCGAGGACGCGCCCCAGGGAAAGATGGATCTGGTGGTGGACCTGAACTTTCGCATGGACACCTCGGCGCTCTATTCCGATGTCGTGCTCCCTGCCGCCACTTGGTACGAGAAAGCGGATTTGAACTCAACCGACATGCACACATTCATCCATCCGCTGTCGCCGGCGGTACCGCCCTCGTGGGAGTCAAGGACTGACTGGCAAATCTTCAGAACGATTACACAAAAAATTGCCGAACTCGCCGCCAAGCATTTGCCCGAACCGGTGACGGACATTGTGGCGGCGCCGCTGGCCCACGACACTCCCGCCGAGATCGCCCAACCCGAGATTCGGGACTGGGCGCGTGGCGAGTGTGAGCCGATCCCCGGCAAGACAATGCCCGCACTGCGGCTGGTCCAGCGCGATTATAAGAACCTCTACAACCATTTCATCTCGCTCGGACCGCTGGTGCCTGCCAATGGGTTGGGCGCGCACGGCACCAGCTACGACGTCAAGGATGAATACGAATACCTGGTGCAAAACGCTCCCACCGTCGAGTGGGACGGGCAGAAGTACCCTTCGCTCGAACAAGAGGAAAACGCGTGCGATGCGATCCTGCGCCTGGCGACCGTCACCAACGGCGAGCTGGCATACCGATCGTACAAAGGCATGGAAGAAAAGACCGGCACCAGGCTGGCACACCTCGCCGAAAAACACCGCGGAGTACGAACGACTTTCGGCGACCTTCAGGCGCGCCCGCAGCGGCTGTTGAACAGCCCGATGTGGTCGGGCATCATCGAAGAAGGACGCCCGTATTCCGCCTTTACCTACAACCTGGAGTGCAACGTGCCCTGGCGTACGTTGACCGGGCGACAACACCTCTATCTCGACCACCCGCTGTACATCGAGTTTGGCGAAAACCTGCCGTGCTACAAGCCGCGTGCGCTCGACATGGAGCAAACCGACGTGCGCACTTCCAACGGCGCCCCCGGCAAGAGGCTGAACTTCATGACCGCGCACGGCAAATGGCAGATCCACTCCACCTATGCCGACAACCATCGCATGTCCACGCTCTCCCGCGGGGTGGAACCCCTGTGGATCAACCCCGCCGACGCCACCGAAATCGGCATTGAGGATAATGATTGGGTCGAAGTGCACAACGACAACGGTGTGGTCGTGACCCGCGCCGCCGTGAGTTCGCGCATTCCGGTGGGTATCTGCATTCAATACCACTCGCCCGAGCGGACTCTTTCCGTCCCCAAGTCTCCGCTGCGCGAAAACCGGCGGGCGGGCGGGCACAACAGCCTCACGCGATTGCGCCTCAAGCCAAACCTGATGGCCGGCGGCTACGGCCAGTTCACCTATCACTTTAATTATTGGGGCCCCACCGGCACGAATCGCGACACGCATGTTCTCGTGCGCAAGCTCCCCAAACTGATCTGGTAGCGGAGGAACGATGGACGTTCGAGCTCAAATCGCAAGCGTCTTCCACCTCGACAAGTGCCTCGGCTGCCACACATGTTCGGTTGCGTGCAAGAACATCTGGACCGATCGCGAAGGCGCCGAATACATGTGGTGGAATAACGTCGAGACCAAGCCTGGCACCGGCTACCCCATCGCGTGGGAGGATCAGGAGCGCTACCGCGGCGGTTGGGTGAATGACGAAAATGCGCCGCGCCTGCGGGGGCAGAACAAGCTCTCGGCGCTGGTCAACATCTTTCATAATCCAAACCTCCCGTCGCTCGACGACTACTACGAACCGTGGACCTATGAGTACCAACGCCTGACCGACGCGCCCGCTGGCGACGATCAGCCCACCGCGCGCCCGATCTCGATGGTGACCGGCAAATATATGGACCTCAAAGCCGGGCCGAACTGGGACGATGACCTGGCTGGTTCGCCGGTTTACGCTGCGCGTGATCCCAACCTGGACCAGCTTCCACCCGAGCAGCGGGTGAGACTGTTTGCCACGGAGCGTCTCATCTTTTTCCATCTGCCGCGCACGTGTAACCACTGCCTGAACCCGGCCTGCGTGGCAGCGTGTCCTTCGGGCGCACTGCACAAGCGTGGCGAGGACGGCGTAGTCGTTTCCGATCCGACGCGCTGCCGTGGCTGGCGTCATTGTGTGGCGGCATGTCCGTACAAGAAGGCATACTACAACTGGTCGAGTGGAAAATTGGAGAAGTGCATTCTCTGTTTCCCGCGGCTGGAGAGCGGACAGGCTCCCGCCTGCTTCCAATCTTGTCCCGGGCGGATTCGCTTCGTCGGCGTGTTGCTGTACGACGCCGACCGGATTGCGGCTGTCGCTAATGCCGACGACAAGCAGCTCGTCAATGTCTACCGCGACATGCTGCTCGACCCATGCGATCCCGCCGTGATTGCCGCTGCTGGTGCCGCCGGAATCCATGCGGATGTCATGCAGGCGGCACAACGTTCACCTGTTTATCGATTCGTGAAGCAGTGGCAATTGGCCCTGCCGCTGCACCCCGAATTCCGTACGCTCCCTTCACTCTTTTATGTGCCGCCGTTGTCGCCGGTGGCAGACGGCGATAGCAGCGACGACCTTTTCATTGATCCCGATCGCATGCGCATTCCAGTCCATTATCTCGCGACGTTATTCGCCGCCGGTGAAGACAGCCTGGTCAGTTACTCGCTTCGCAAACAGCAGGCGATCCGTGCATATCGGCGGGCCCTGGCGCTGGGCAATGCGGCCGGCGACGGCAGAGTACTGGCTTCCGCGGATTGCTCTTCAACTGAAGCGAATGCCATTTTCCACCTGACCGTCTTGTCCGCGCCCGAGGAACGATTCGTAATTCCGCCTCTGCACCGTGAGATGGGAATCGAAGTCGGCGAGGATACGGGCCACGCCAAGGGGACGATCGGCTTCGGACTGCACAGCGCCCATGGGAGGCAGCCGTGACTTCCCGCAATGAGCAATTCGAAGCTTTGGCCCGGCTCTTCGAATATCCCGGAGCCGAGTACGTGGAAGCGCTGCGGGTGGCGAAAAACTCAGTTGCCGATCGCGCCCCTGCGCTTGCCGGCTTCGCCGCATCGGCGGAACGGCAAAGTCTGGTTCAAATTCAAGAGCTGTACACGGCCACCTTCGATCTCAATCCCGCGTGCGCGCCGGACATCGGCTGGCACCTGTTCGGCGATGACTACGCGCGCGGACTGTTCCTGGTGAAAGTGCGCCAACAGCTTCGCAAGTACGCTATCAGCGAAGGGGCCAACCTGCCGGACCATGTCACCAGCGCCCTGCGCCTTCTGGGGCGGATGGAGCATGATCGCGCCGAAGAATTTGCTGTTTGCTGCGTGCAACCGGCGCTGGCCGGGATGGCACTCCCGGTGGAGAACCTCTTTCACGATTTGCTTGAGGCCGCGCGGCAACTCGTTGTCGCGCACTTCCCTGGAGCAGTCGTCCTGCAACCGCCGGTGTCAACGCCCGTGGTAGCGGAAGGAGTACTGCCGTGAACATGTCCGCTTCGAACCTGCTCCTCTTCGTGGTGCTGCCCTACTTGGCAGTCTTTACCGCGGTTGTTGGTTTGGCGTACCGCTACTGGAAGCACCCAATCACGATTTCGAGCCGCTCCTCGCAATTGCTGGAAAACCGGCAGCACTTTTGGGCGGTCGTACTCTTCCATTACGGCGTGATCGCATCCTTGACCGGGCACCTCATCGGTTTTGTGTTCCCACAACGAGTGCTTGCCTGGAACTCCGTGCCGATGCGCCTGTACATCCTGGAGGCGGTCAGCATCGCGCTGGGTACAACCGCGTTTCTCGGATTTGTGCTGGCCATCCTTCGCCGCTCGACCGATGCGCGAGCCCGGCGCGTGACTTCAGCGGCGGACTGGCTGTTGATGGTCATCTTATTTATTCAGCTCGCCTCCGGCATTTCGATTGCGCTGTTCTACTCCTGGGGCGCGTACTGGTATCACGCCTCGGCAGTACCCTACCTGCGGTCACTGCTCCTGCTGCAACCCGAGCCAACTTATATCGCGGTTATGCCTTGGCCGATCCAACTGCACATGATCGGTGCTTGCCTGATTCTTCTCCTTCTGCCGTTCACGCGGTTGGCC from Terriglobales bacterium includes:
- a CDS encoding nitrate reductase subunit alpha, translated to MKARDALSWIKDEAGPELRQWEEFYRNRWQHDKVMRSTHGVNCTGSCSWQVFVKDGIVTWEMQALDYPRISPELPPHEPRGCQRGMSFSWYLYSPLRVKFPYVRGALLDLWTRARADHPDPVDAWRSLVEIPGKRASWQKARGKGGLRRVGWDEAVELIAAANIYTIKKYGPDRIAGFSPIPAMSMLSYASGARMLQLMGGVSLSFYDWYCDLPNASPETWGEQTDVPEAADWFNARMIAVVGSNVSMTRTPDCHFLTEARQNGTRLWVFSPDFSEVAKFADQWAPVRGGQDSAWWLAVNHVLLNEFHHQRQVPFFLDYARRYTDAPYLIELKPHGNVWRAGQMLRANRLAEYCGAENGDWKFVVWDVIANRPKMPMGSVGHRWSTEKGKWNLIPQDAVDGSPIDARLSFRDENDGVISLEIETFDATRVLHRAVPIRKLRAADGHELVIATVYDLLFAQYGVSRGLTGDYAATYDDADHPYTPAWAEKLTGVPRERIIRFAREWGETAEATQGKCMVIIGAGVNHWYHANLIYRAVIQALLFCGCVGRNGGGWAHYVGQEKLAPMESWSAIAFGRDWCPAPRLQNSPSWHYVHSDQWRYERDFGAYHALPKANNHAVNRHTIDLQVQAVRSGWMPFYPQFNRNPLEVVDEAKDAGAHTPEEITKYVVQQLRQRKLRFAVEDADAPENWPRVWFIWRGNALMSSAKGHEFFLKHYLGTHDNAIAPEVAAGSTREIAWLEDAPQGKMDLVVDLNFRMDTSALYSDVVLPAATWYEKADLNSTDMHTFIHPLSPAVPPSWESRTDWQIFRTITQKIAELAAKHLPEPVTDIVAAPLAHDTPAEIAQPEIRDWARGECEPIPGKTMPALRLVQRDYKNLYNHFISLGPLVPANGLGAHGTSYDVKDEYEYLVQNAPTVEWDGQKYPSLEQEENACDAILRLATVTNGELAYRSYKGMEEKTGTRLAHLAEKHRGVRTTFGDLQARPQRLLNSPMWSGIIEEGRPYSAFTYNLECNVPWRTLTGRQHLYLDHPLYIEFGENLPCYKPRALDMEQTDVRTSNGAPGKRLNFMTAHGKWQIHSTYADNHRMSTLSRGVEPLWINPADATEIGIEDNDWVEVHNDNGVVVTRAAVSSRIPVGICIQYHSPERTLSVPKSPLRENRRAGGHNSLTRLRLKPNLMAGGYGQFTYHFNYWGPTGTNRDTHVLVRKLPKLIW
- the narH gene encoding nitrate reductase subunit beta; this translates as MDVRAQIASVFHLDKCLGCHTCSVACKNIWTDREGAEYMWWNNVETKPGTGYPIAWEDQERYRGGWVNDENAPRLRGQNKLSALVNIFHNPNLPSLDDYYEPWTYEYQRLTDAPAGDDQPTARPISMVTGKYMDLKAGPNWDDDLAGSPVYAARDPNLDQLPPEQRVRLFATERLIFFHLPRTCNHCLNPACVAACPSGALHKRGEDGVVVSDPTRCRGWRHCVAACPYKKAYYNWSSGKLEKCILCFPRLESGQAPACFQSCPGRIRFVGVLLYDADRIAAVANADDKQLVNVYRDMLLDPCDPAVIAAAGAAGIHADVMQAAQRSPVYRFVKQWQLALPLHPEFRTLPSLFYVPPLSPVADGDSSDDLFIDPDRMRIPVHYLATLFAAGEDSLVSYSLRKQQAIRAYRRALALGNAAGDGRVLASADCSSTEANAIFHLTVLSAPEERFVIPPLHREMGIEVGEDTGHAKGTIGFGLHSAHGRQP